In Eleutherodactylus coqui strain aEleCoq1 chromosome 4, aEleCoq1.hap1, whole genome shotgun sequence, the following are encoded in one genomic region:
- the LOC136624471 gene encoding gastrula zinc finger protein XlCGF66.1-like: MDRKRDKMAESIFTLTLEILFQLTGEDYTVVKKTSSDGCQAPVSDGWGRPLSPITGPPPHPLILEEINEQKILELTNKMIELLTGEVPIRCQDVTVYFSMEEWEYLEGHKDLYKDAMMEDHQSPPSPGNRRD; encoded by the exons atggataggaagagggacaagatggcggagagtatattcaccctcaccctagagatactcttccagcttacaggagag gattacacggtagtgaagaagacttctagtgatggctgtcaggccccggtgtctgatggatggggaagacccctgagcccaatcacagggcctccacctcaccccctgatactggaggagatcaatgagcagaagatcctagaactcaccaacaagatgattgagctgctgactggagag gttcctataaggtgtcaggacgtcactgtctatttctccatggaggagtgggagtatttagaaggacacaaggatctgtacaaggacgccatgatggaggaccaccagtccCCCCCATCCCCGGGTAATAGACGGGACTAA